CGATGTTCTACACGCCGCTGGCGACGCTCTCGCAGTTCACCACTTGGCTCACCAACTTCCTCACCGGCTGCCAACGGGTGTTTGAGTTGCTCGACACGCCGGTGGAATCGACCGATCCCGCCGAGCCGGTCGACCTGCCAGAAGTGCAAGGCCGCATCGAGTTCGACAAGGTGACCTTCGGGTACGAACGCCACCAGCCGGTGCTACGCGACGTCAACTTCGCCATCGAACCGGGCGAGACGATCGGCATCGTCGGCAAGAGCGGCAGCGGCAAAACAACGCTCGTGAACCTGCTCTGCCGGTTCTACGACGTCAACGAAGGCCGCGTCCTCGTCGACGGGGTCGACGTGCGGCAACTCGCCTCCAATCAACTCCGGCGACAAGTCGGCGTCGTGTTGCAAGAACCGTTCATGTTCCGCGGCACGATCTGGGACAACCTCGTGTACGGCCTGCCGACGAGCAGCCAAGAGCAAGCGATCGCCGCGGCGAAGGCGGCCCAGTCGCACGAGTTTATTCTTAACTCGCCGCTGGGGTACGACACCTGGCTCGGCGAGCGGGGCGCCGGCCTTTCCGGCGGCGAGCGCCAACGCCTCTCGATCGCTCGGGCGATTTTGTACGATCCGCCGATCTTGGTCCTCGACGAAGCGACGAGCAGCGTCGACGCCGAGAGCGAGCAAGCGATCCAGCAGGCGCTCAAAGCGCTCACCCGCGGACGGACGACGATCGCGATCGCCCACCGGCTGTCGACGCTGCGTGATGCACATCGAATTCTGGTGTTCGACCGCGGCCGCTTGGTGGAACAAGGAAGCCACGAGCAGCTCATCGCTGAGAACGGCCGCTATGCGAAACTCGTGCGACTGCAGTCGCAGACTTCGCCAAAGGCTTCGATCGACGATCTGCTTGAGAAGGCCGATGACGGCAGCGCCGACGAAGCAAAGGCAACCGCCGAGCAAGACGCCGCGGCCGAAGCGAAGAAGTTCCTGCCGAAGTGGCTGCTGCCGGGCGATGCCGAGATCTGCGCCGGCGCTCGCGACACGATGACGGTCGTCCTCGCGAATGACCAAGTCCACCGCGGCGTCTTCGCGGTGAACTTGTTCCCCGCGACGAACCCCGAAGACTACATCAGCCTTCGCGTCTGGACCCGCGACGGCGAGCAACAAGAAGTCGGCATCCTCCGCAACCTGAAGGAGTGGCCGGCGGAAGCGCGGCAGCTCGTCCGCTCGGCGCTCGATCGCCGTTACTTCCTGCAAACGATCGACGGCGTCGACGCCATCAGCCTCGAACTCGGCCACCTCCACTGCGACGTCCGCACCCCGCACGGCCCGCGAAGGTTCACGATGCGGTGGAGCCAAAGCCAGGTGCAAGACTTCGGCGAGCGCGGCAAAATGCTGCTCGACCTCGACGACAACCGCTTCCTGGTGCCCGACGTGCAGACGCTGCCGCCGAAGGAGCGGGAGTTGTTCCAGCGGTATGTTTATTGGTAAGCGTCGACGAGTCGACGCGCTTAGCCCCCGGTCAGTGACCGGGGGTAGCACGGCGTCGGTCAATCAGCGGGTGCAATCTCCACTTCGACTGCCCCGCCATTATCCCCCAGCTTCGCCGGCGAGTCGTTCACCCGTAGGCAAAGCACGCCGTCGCTCTTCGGTTGAATGACCGCCGCGCTGCCGATCAGCAGCGGTCTGGCGAACGACGGGTCGCCCTCGCTCGGCTTCGCGCTCGCGATGGCGCCAAGCAAGACGCCTAGCGGCATGCCGTCGTGATACTCGATCGTCACGCCGTTAGGTTCGCAGGGCCACGGTTCGCCGTCGTTGGCAATTTGAAACTGGCCCTTCGCGCTGACGCGGTACGACTTGCCCGCTTCTAACTTCCAGCCAGTCGCCTGCCAGCCGCGGTCGGCGGCGATGGAGACCTCCGTCGCGCCGCGCTTGGCGGCGGGTTGCAACGCGATCGCCATTCGTTCGAAATCGTAGCCGTAGTCGAGTTGAGCAACGAACGCCGCCCACTGCTGGTTGAGCAACCGCCATTTGGGGCCGTAGGCCGCTCGGAACTTGTCGTTGAACGCCGGGTCGGCAACGACGCCCTTCAACGACCTAAACTCCTCGCGAAACGCCGGCGTCCCATCTAGCATCGACGCCAGCGCCCAGGTCCACGCGTAGTGCTCGGTATCAAGCTGCCGGCGATTGTCGACTTCGATTACCGCTTCAATGGGCCAAGGCTTCCCAGCCTTCACGGCGTCTCGAACGATCTTCACCCGCCCCCACATCGGCACGCCCTCTTTCGACGCCGGCATCACGCCGAGTTCCAGCTGGCCATCCTGCCAGCGATGCGTGCCGAGCAGTTCGGCCATCCCCTCCATGTACCACCCTGCCCCGGCGCCGCCGAGTTGCGTCTGCATGAACGCGTGCGTTCCCTCGTGCAGCAGCAAATGGCGGCGATAGTAGTCGCTCGGCTGCTCGACGAGCCAGAACTCGTAGTTGCGGTTGTATCCGTTGGCGAAGTCGCGATTCTCTTCCGGCAGCAGCCCGAGCGCCGCAAACTTCTCCCGATCGCTGATGAGGAAGCCGACGAACTTGCCGCGTACGGAGCGCTCGTCGAGTTCAAAATATTTGGCCCACAGCGGAATCGCCGCGTCGAACACGGCGGGCAGCTCGTCGACGGCGGGGCTCAACGGCAAATCGGTGAACAGGCGAATGTGCTGGCCCGTCAGTTCGCGAATGCCAGCCGCCGCGGCGCGCTCGGCGTCGACCTCGCGCGGCAGCGGGGCGTTGGCAGCGTGAGCAATTGGCGCGTTCACCGCCAGCACTGCCGCGCACGCGATTGCGAACGCCAACAAACAGATTCTCGAAAGACGCAACCGCATGCCCACCCCATTCGCCATTCCGCCGAAGCCATTTCGCCCCGACGCTTGCCTCCATTGTACCCACCGGGGTACAAGTGCAGGCAGCGCGTCCACCGTCACTTGCCCGCGAGAATCCGCATGTCCGTTACAATCACCTGGCTCGGCCACTCCTGTTTCGCCCTCGAAGCCGACGGCCAACGCCTATTGATCGACCCCTTCCTGAACGACAACTCCGCCGCTCCCATCAAAGCGGCCCAAGCCGAGGCCGATTTCATCCTCCTCACCCACGGCCATTTCGACCACGTGGCCGACGCCCCGGCGATCGCCAAGCGAACCGGCGCCATGGTGCTGGCGAACTTTGAAGTGTGCGAGTGGCTCAAACGCGAAGGCGTCTCTGAAGACAAAGTCATCCCGATGAATCCCGGCGGCAGCGTCAAGCCGCCGTTCGGCCGCGTGAAGTTCACCATCGCCCACCATAGCTCCAGCACGCCCGACGGAGCCTACGGCGGCGTGCCGGGCGGGCTGCTCATCGAGATTGCCGGCAAGCGGCTCTACTTCGCCGGCGATACGGCCCTG
This sequence is a window from Lacipirellula parvula. Protein-coding genes within it:
- a CDS encoding DUF1854 domain-containing protein, with the protein product MLHEELPLAVKKELDVQGLNGVPVLLSTSTDLSLSGKPRRHWIVATHANVAAVSEQAEGEATQPTPRVESYVPVADVQEFRTQGAVGSGFLQAYVDDHWVDLARYSNAEADRFHRVARSLEELRTTGAIEIHEGETLQKTHCEKCDQRLPTPGEACPRCIPRKAILSRLAQMLWPYRVTAAIMCGLMLVGVAAELVPPRLQAYLVDHILNNGQRTLNPQSLVSALMAVVSALAIARVVLSLVNFAKGRMATRVGVTLTFDLRAKLVEKLHSLGLGYYDRHQVGSITSRVAYDSEVIQSLLQQITGGFLLQIVQVTAVGVMLFTINPKLAIYTLIPAPLVIIGSWYFWKRVHPKHYRYWDSSSKQAGMLSGMLSGIRVVKAFAQEDREYSRFNRISDYLRTSRIHVDYSTAAFSATMQLIFSLGGLIVWYVGGRDVLSGKMTIGELMGFLAYLAMFYTPLATLSQFTTWLTNFLTGCQRVFELLDTPVESTDPAEPVDLPEVQGRIEFDKVTFGYERHQPVLRDVNFAIEPGETIGIVGKSGSGKTTLVNLLCRFYDVNEGRVLVDGVDVRQLASNQLRRQVGVVLQEPFMFRGTIWDNLVYGLPTSSQEQAIAAAKAAQSHEFILNSPLGYDTWLGERGAGLSGGERQRLSIARAILYDPPILVLDEATSSVDAESEQAIQQALKALTRGRTTIAIAHRLSTLRDAHRILVFDRGRLVEQGSHEQLIAENGRYAKLVRLQSQTSPKASIDDLLEKADDGSADEAKATAEQDAAAEAKKFLPKWLLPGDAEICAGARDTMTVVLANDQVHRGVFAVNLFPATNPEDYISLRVWTRDGEQQEVGILRNLKEWPAEARQLVRSALDRRYFLQTIDGVDAISLELGHLHCDVRTPHGPRRFTMRWSQSQVQDFGERGKMLLDLDDNRFLVPDVQTLPPKERELFQRYVYW
- a CDS encoding metal-dependent hydrolase translates to MSVTITWLGHSCFALEADGQRLLIDPFLNDNSAAPIKAAQAEADFILLTHGHFDHVADAPAIAKRTGAMVLANFEVCEWLKREGVSEDKVIPMNPGGSVKPPFGRVKFTIAHHSSSTPDGAYGGVPGGLLIEIAGKRLYFAGDTALFLDMKLIGLGGLDLAVLPIGDQFTMGPEDAVEAVKFLNPKKVAPCHYNTWPPIAQDAGAWAELVRRQTAAEPIVVEPGGKFVV